A stretch of the Lolium perenne isolate Kyuss_39 chromosome 3, Kyuss_2.0, whole genome shotgun sequence genome encodes the following:
- the LOC139838138 gene encoding uncharacterized protein, with amino-acid sequence MGRLKLTSKESKTFVLEDEADPTWGCPEWAIVGKVLAPNTLHIQTIRSVVRPAWGNLKGIKVHPMGPNLFIVVFESETDMQKVMRGSPWVLGKNAILLKRFDPLVEPMDIVFDRLLLWVRIHGLPFALMNSERGWNLAEMIGEVDHLEVDEDGRAWGPFLRARINVDISEPLMRSVVCLHPAERDEEDKLPWRNGKVILETNGEQPLCMGSLEGINDTNFGNFSDVFGLSGTAHGRVVLVDLGFTGPKYTCSNRQQADTNVRVRLDRAVGNGAFSAIFDNCRVENVIRTTSDHLALAISLESFAAPVARSPVQSGFRLEAAWLRSPEYKDVMQSAWAASKLGTPSLQGTWASLHSVAVSLKKWSQETFGSIRRKIKGFERQLLFLRVGPLCDASIKEAREIELKLCELFEAEKIMARQRSRVEWLKEGDRNTSFFHARASARHRANTIKALVREDGSRCDKLHEIKATDVVLESIRGRVTDYLNADLCKEYTDEEIKIALFQMGPTKAPGPDEHQSAFVPGRLITDNALIAYECLNTIRKQNAKRPFFALKIDMMKAYDRVEWHYLQGCLSKLGFAPAWISSVMRCVTEVRGLSSLLKEKDESGQLQGVRNGRLGPPISHLLFADDSIFFSRSDDRSVKALDETLQLYCDGSGQKINREKSYIFFGTHCDQGVKQSVKDALEVHSEILQDTYLGMPTFVGRVPSGSFHFLQDRLWKRIMGASDRPLSRSGKEVFIKAVLQAIPAFIMSCFQIPVTNCDHMRRAIADFFWGTEEGKKNMHWRSWEWLSSPKQFGGLGFRDLVLFNQAMLGRQCWRLLTEPESLCARVLKGRYFPVTDFWHATKPRSSSYTCRSILFGKELIKHGIRWGIGDGKSTRLLSDHWIPELAPGFLKPRGPLPEDASVSLIMDSDRMIWDIDRIQTLFDEETIVKILQVPISRHGGEGFASWPHTKNDAYSVRSAYHLARTEAFHLARSMPKQGLSSTAEDESPLWKKLWAIKAPGKMKITLWRFIHDCLPSGYQLKHRRIPASDACVYCGRVEHAVHTMMFCHFARDV; translated from the exons atggGCCGCCTCAAGCTGACGTCGAAGGAATCCAAGACCTTTGTTCTTGAGGATGAAGCTGATCCTACGTGGGGTTGCCCAGAGTGGGCGATCGTTGGTAAGGTCCTGGCTCCGAATACCTTGCACATACAGACGATCAGATCTGTTGTCAGACCGGCCTGGGGGAACCTTAAAGGTATTAAGGTGCATCCGATGGGACCGAATTTGTTCATTGTTGTCTTTGAATCAGAGACGGATATGCAGAAGGTGATGAGGGGTTCTCCATGGGTCCTGGGTAAGAATGCTATTTTGCTGAAAAGATTTGATCCGTTAGTGGAACCTATGGACATAGTTTTTGATCGCCTGCTGTTGTGGGTGAGGATTCATGGTCTGCCTTTTGCTTTAATGAATTCTGAGAGAGGTTGGAACCTGGCCGAGATGATTGGCGAGGTGGATCACctggaagtggatgaagatggtcGTGCTTGGGGTCCTTTCCTGCGGGCTCGGATCAATGTGGATATATCTGAACCCCTGATGCGAT CTGTGGTGTGCCTCCATCCTGCGGAgagggatgaggaggacaagttaCCTTGGAGAAATGGCAAA GTGATTCTGGAGACAAATGGCGAACAACCTTTGTGTATGGGGAGCCTCGAAGGGATAAACGACACGAATTTTGGCAACTTCTCCGACGTCTTCGGACTGAGTGGGACGGCCCATGGCCGTGTTGTG CTTGTTGATCTTGGTTTTACTGGGCCTAAATATACTTGTTCGAATAGACAACAAGCGGACACTAATGTGAGGGTGAGGCTTGATCGGGCTGTTGGCAATGGAGCTTTTTCTGCGATATTTGATAACTGCAGAGTGGAGAATGTCATCAGAACAACGTCAGATCACCTAGCTCTAGCTATCTCCTTGGAATCCTTTGCGGCACCGGTGGCTCGGTCTCCGGTTCAGTCAGGATTCAGACTTGAAGCTGCATGGCTTCGCTCTCCCGAGTACAAGGACGTGATGCAGTCAGCGTGGGCGGCAAGCAAACTAGGCACTCCATCGCTCCAGGGTACTTGGGCTTCACTCCATTCGGTTGCGGTTTCACTCAAGAAATGGAGCCAGGAGACCTTTGGGTCCATCAGGAGGAAGATCAAGGGTTTTGAGCGCCAACTCCTTTTCCTCCGCGTCGGGCCATTATGTGATGCCTCTATTAAGGAGGCGCGAGAGATTGAGCTGAAACTCTGTGAGTTGTTTGAAGCAGAGAAAATAATGGCTCGACAACGGTCCCGTGTCGAGTGGCTGAAGGAGGGTGACCGCAACACTTCCTTCTTCCATGCGCGTGCGTCGGCAAGGCATCGCGCAAATACTATCAAGGCCCTGGTTCGTGAGGATGGGTCTCGATGTGACAAGCTACATGAAATCAAAG CTACTGATGTGGTTCTTGAGTCTATCCGTGGAAGAGTTACAGATTATTTGAATGCAGACTTATGTAAAGAGTACACGGATGAAGAAATCAAGATTGCACTCTTTCAAATGGGTCCCACTAAAGCGCCGGGGCCTGATG AGCATCAAAGTGCTTTCGTACCGGGGAGGCTCATCACTGATAATGCGCTTATTGCTTATGAGTGTCTGAATACAATTCGGAAACAAAATGCCAAGAGGCCCTTCTTTGCACTGAAGATCGATATGATGAAAGCATATGACAGGGTCGAGTGGCACTATCTGCAAGGATGTTTGAGCAAACTGGGTTTTGCGCCTGCATGGATTAGTTCTGTGATGAGATGTGTCACAGAGGTACG AGGGCTGTCTAGTCTGCTTAAGGAGAAGGATGAATCTGGTCAGCTACAAGGTGTTCGTAATGGCAGACTTGGACCACCAATTTCTCACCTCCTTTTTGCTGATGATAGTATATTTTTCTCGAGAAGTGACGACCGTAGTGTCAAGGCTCTCGATGAAACTTTGCAACTGTATTGTGATGGGTCGGGACAGAAGATTAACAGGGAAAAGTCATATATATTTTTTGGCACTCATTGCGATCAGGGCGTTAAACAATCAGTTAAGGATGCGCTGGAAGTACACTCTGAAATTCTCCAGGACACTTATCTTGGGATGCCTACCTTTGTTGGACGTGTTCCCTCAGGATCCTTTCATTTCCTCCAGGACCGGCTGTGGAAAAGAATCATGGGTGCGTCTGATCGCCCCCTTTCAAGATCGGGCAAGGAGGTTTTTATTAAGGCGGTGTTGCAAGCTATACCGGCCTTCATTATGAGTTGCTTTCAAATCCCAGTTACCAATTGTGATCATATGCGAAGGGCTATCGCGGATTTCTTTTGGGGAACGGAAGAGGGCAAGAAGAATATGCACTGGCGCTCCTGGGAGTGGCTTTCTTCTCCTAAACAGTTTGGAGGACTAGGTTTCCGTGACCTGGTACTCTTTAACCAAGCCATGCTTGGCCGTCAGTGCTGGCGTTTACTCACCGAACCTGAATCGCTGTGTGCAAGGGTTTTGAAAGGAAGATATTTCCCTGTAACTGATTTTTGGCATGCAACCAAGCCGCGATCATCTTCCTACACATGTAGAAGCATTCTGTTCGGGAAGGAGTTGATCAAACATGGCATCCGCTGGGGCATTGGCGATGGCAAAAGTACGAGACTTCTGTCTGATCATTGGATTCCAGAGTTAGCTCCGGGCTTTCTTAAACCCCGTGGCCCTTTGCCTGAGGATGCTTCAGTATCTCTGATTATGGACAGTGATCGGATGATCTGGGATATTGACCGTATCCAGACTTTGTTTGATGAGGAGACAATAGTAAAAATCCTTCAAGTCCCCATTAGCAGGCATGGTGGTGAGGGTTTCGCTTCTTGGCCACATACCAAGAACGACGCGTACTCTGTCCGGTCTGCCTACCACCTGGCACGGACGGAGGCTTTTCATCTCGCAAGAAGCATGCCCAAACAGGGGCTTTCATCGACAGCGGAGGACGAATCTCCTCTATGGAAGAAGTTGTGGGCGATCAAAGCTCCAGGAAAAATGAAAATTACTTTATGGCGCTTCATTCATGACTGTCTTCCATCGGGTTATCAATTGAAACATAGACGTATCCCGGCTTCGGACGCCTGTGTGTACTGCGGAAGAGTAGAGCACGCCGTACATACGATGATGTTCTGTCACTTTGCAAGAGATGTCTAG